In the Leptospira limi genome, one interval contains:
- a CDS encoding Lsa16 family lipoprotein adhesin has product MKLKLVAFLIVGMSVTACSKNAEVTWHKNCDAKTNKASLDFTVPLYSEPDSNSKVVEFVPVGTVVKVFEARNHNVWAPKYFIKVQTAKNEGYMSPRCFVVGQDPANSVWRYSKGLVTDSKPFYDPSDKAHYPRGTEYGNLKDLPKEKIPLSELTKGLEEETYVNKNMLKQN; this is encoded by the coding sequence TTGAAACTGAAATTAGTAGCATTCTTGATCGTTGGGATGAGCGTAACAGCTTGTTCCAAAAACGCAGAGGTAACTTGGCATAAAAATTGTGATGCCAAAACCAACAAAGCAAGTTTGGATTTTACTGTTCCTTTGTATTCAGAACCAGATTCTAATTCTAAGGTGGTAGAATTTGTTCCAGTAGGAACTGTTGTAAAAGTATTCGAAGCTCGTAACCATAACGTTTGGGCACCAAAATACTTTATTAAAGTTCAAACTGCAAAAAACGAAGGTTATATGAGCCCAAGATGTTTTGTAGTGGGACAAGATCCGGCAAACAGTGTTTGGAGATATTCCAAAGGACTCGTAACAGATTCAAAACCTTTTTACGATCCAAGTGACAAAGCTCATTACCCTAGAGGGACTGAGTATGGAAATTTGAAGGACCTTCCGAAGGAAAAAATTCCTCTTTCTGAACTCACAAAAGGTTTGGAAGAAGAAACTTACGTAAACAAAAACATGTTGAAACAAAACTAA
- a CDS encoding MarR family winged helix-turn-helix transcriptional regulator — MKIEIFKKTTRQYFETALFMHESIATHVGLSGTDHKFLGYLLENGEMTAGELAKLSGLTTGAITGVIDRLEKSKLVKRKFLQTDRRKVFIVPNLEKANQLFSPIFNKLQKETDQLISSFSSLEIEVVHRYFESAIKIMEKVSKNLKDTNGI, encoded by the coding sequence ATGAAAATAGAAATTTTTAAAAAAACTACACGTCAGTATTTCGAAACAGCCCTTTTTATGCATGAATCGATCGCAACGCATGTTGGGCTTTCAGGCACAGATCATAAATTTTTAGGGTACCTACTAGAAAATGGAGAGATGACTGCAGGGGAACTGGCAAAATTATCTGGGCTTACTACTGGGGCGATCACTGGAGTCATTGATCGATTGGAGAAGAGTAAACTCGTAAAAAGGAAATTTTTACAAACTGATAGACGGAAGGTTTTCATTGTTCCAAATTTGGAGAAGGCAAACCAACTGTTTTCACCAATTTTTAATAAATTACAAAAAGAAACGGACCAATTGATTTCTAGTTTTTCAAGTCTTGAGATAGAAGTCGTCCATCGTTATTTCGAATCTGCAATCAAGATAATGGAAAAAGTTTCAAAAAATTTAAAGGATACGAATGGGATATGA
- a CDS encoding DoxX family protein, whose amino-acid sequence MNETNQSPTYLWVGRILSGLVIAFLLFDAGGKLAKIDPVLKSMEELGLPAQSAMTIGIILLVITVLYAIPQTAALGALLLTGYLGGAVAIHVRVENPLFSHTLFPVYIGILLWAGLALRNPKVKNLFWNF is encoded by the coding sequence ATGAACGAAACTAACCAATCCCCAACCTACCTTTGGGTGGGACGAATTCTAAGTGGCCTAGTAATCGCATTTTTACTCTTCGATGCAGGCGGAAAATTAGCTAAAATTGATCCAGTGTTAAAAAGTATGGAAGAACTGGGACTACCTGCCCAAAGTGCAATGACGATCGGAATCATTCTGTTGGTCATCACTGTTTTGTATGCCATACCGCAAACTGCCGCGCTCGGAGCTCTCTTACTCACTGGATATTTAGGTGGTGCTGTTGCCATCCACGTTCGTGTGGAAAATCCACTTTTTAGCCACACCTTATTTCCCGTTTATATAGGAATTCTCCTTTGGGCAGGCCTTGCCTTACGTAACCCAAAAGTAAAAAACCTATTCTGGAATTTCTAG
- a CDS encoding TetR/AcrR family transcriptional regulator, protein MGKQEETRRLIIESAFALIYQNGFQGVGVREIALSANLTIGAFFYHFPTKNHVGYAIIDEFLSKGILDRWILPLEQYDNPVEGIIHTFKKTFDEWPDEFVSRGCPLNNLGQEMSSIDPEFQKKAKELLSNWIQNTKTYLDIARKKKILKPKTDTLKLAEFIVTFQEATFAMGKVMNDRKVYDSLYLSFRDHLQSHCH, encoded by the coding sequence ATGGGGAAACAAGAGGAAACTCGTAGACTGATCATAGAGTCTGCATTTGCACTGATTTACCAAAACGGATTTCAAGGCGTGGGTGTTCGTGAAATTGCACTTTCAGCAAATTTAACCATCGGTGCCTTTTTTTACCACTTTCCTACAAAGAATCATGTTGGTTATGCCATCATTGATGAGTTTTTATCCAAAGGAATTTTGGATCGTTGGATATTGCCTTTGGAACAATATGATAATCCAGTCGAGGGAATCATTCATACATTTAAAAAAACTTTTGACGAATGGCCAGATGAATTTGTTTCGAGGGGATGTCCGCTGAATAATTTAGGGCAAGAAATGTCTTCGATTGATCCTGAGTTCCAAAAAAAAGCAAAGGAACTTTTGTCCAATTGGATTCAGAACACCAAAACTTACTTGGATATTGCCAGAAAGAAAAAAATCCTAAAACCAAAAACAGATACACTTAAACTCGCGGAATTTATTGTAACCTTCCAAGAAGCTACCTTCGCAATGGGTAAAGTAATGAATGATCGCAAAGTCTACGATTCTTTATATCTTTCGTTTCGCGACCATCTACAATCGCATTGCCATTGA
- a CDS encoding adenylate/guanylate cyclase domain-containing protein: protein MGQKRTIATSASEERLEKLLEERLTEGSNHEIIDKRIWDLFGETWCVMFTDLSGFSRGVAKFGIIHFLQTIYESQRILIPVLDEYDGILMKDEGDSLMVLFRNTNKAIQCAIHMQKACKRYNVGRSAEEQILLCVGLGYGKILKIGDTDVFGAEVNAASKLGEDTAKAWEILVTSAVKENADETTDFDFEPINEIPPGSDGAFKLLYTIDEPKWVVL from the coding sequence ATGGGACAAAAACGCACCATTGCTACCTCCGCCTCAGAAGAACGATTGGAAAAACTTTTAGAAGAACGCCTAACGGAAGGTTCCAATCATGAAATCATTGATAAACGAATTTGGGATTTATTTGGAGAAACTTGGTGTGTGATGTTTACCGACCTATCTGGTTTTTCTAGAGGAGTCGCAAAATTTGGAATCATCCATTTTTTGCAAACCATTTATGAATCACAACGAATCCTCATTCCTGTTTTAGATGAGTATGATGGAATCCTCATGAAGGATGAAGGGGATAGTCTAATGGTACTCTTTCGTAATACCAATAAAGCGATCCAATGTGCCATCCATATGCAAAAAGCCTGCAAACGTTATAATGTAGGAAGGAGTGCCGAAGAACAGATTCTTCTCTGTGTAGGTCTTGGTTATGGAAAAATTTTGAAAATAGGGGATACTGATGTGTTTGGTGCTGAAGTGAATGCTGCTTCCAAACTAGGAGAAGATACAGCCAAAGCTTGGGAGATTCTTGTGACAAGTGCTGTCAAAGAAAATGCTGATGAAACAACAGATTTTGATTTTGAACCCATTAACGAAATTCCACCTGGTTCAGATGGTGCCTTCAAACTACTTTATACAATTGATGAGCCTAAATGGGTGGTTTTGTAA
- a CDS encoding AAA domain-containing protein gives MGRAIKQSFGSLEEELNFVEQILTKEREEERNLFLEKDSESQTIKVATFVDIRFVVGNTWRAEFQVNLSNKAKHWIKPGVPVLLQNQTESIYGNIYQWNETKLIIQVRGDYEWEGEEYQIRKWFPESTYDLYNEIIQKVKQTKESDSYQKLKWILGYSLGDKPTPPKKTMELSPIERIFSLFDYGMVFGPPGTGKTTLLMQAVVEIQKRKESVLTLCPTNFACDYIVELAIQKGIRVIRMGNSTKIKENVLPYHLDHLIQTHPDQKQIQNWQTELRVLQKKINSWKRNFGKEEREERYQQRKEAKFLLKTIRDAETNIRTRLLDASELIVSTFAGFGNEFKKGREFDFVFVDEATQSVDPGCYMALFSGKKTFFFGDPKQLGVNYSLPEHESFDSFLEKAIGNDSGERTIFLEKQFRMKKEILGFPNQTYYGNQVFTHPDLQFQNIEVMTEIFGSDSAILWIDTAGSDTLEETEGEELSFINETEITLIETLMEKGLPKESTTIISPYRGQVERLIQRANGRWYTQTIDSFQGRESEIVILSLVRSNPDGEIGFLMNPKRLNVALTRAKSHLILIGDSATLCGHKEFQDLYNYIETHGEIRSIYEFME, from the coding sequence ATGGGAAGAGCCATAAAACAGTCGTTTGGTTCACTGGAAGAAGAATTAAATTTCGTAGAACAAATTTTAACGAAGGAACGTGAGGAAGAACGAAATCTTTTTTTAGAAAAGGATTCGGAATCCCAAACAATTAAAGTCGCAACATTTGTTGATATTCGGTTTGTTGTTGGAAATACTTGGAGAGCAGAATTCCAAGTGAATCTTTCTAACAAAGCGAAACATTGGATCAAACCAGGCGTTCCTGTCCTCTTACAAAACCAAACAGAATCCATTTATGGAAATATCTACCAATGGAATGAAACAAAACTCATCATCCAAGTCCGTGGTGATTATGAATGGGAAGGAGAAGAGTATCAAATTCGCAAATGGTTTCCAGAATCCACCTATGATTTATATAACGAAATCATACAAAAAGTAAAACAGACAAAAGAATCGGATTCGTACCAAAAACTCAAATGGATTTTAGGTTATAGTTTGGGAGATAAACCGACTCCACCAAAAAAAACAATGGAGCTTTCCCCGATCGAAAGAATTTTTTCTCTATTTGATTATGGAATGGTTTTTGGGCCACCAGGTACGGGAAAAACCACCTTACTCATGCAAGCTGTTGTCGAGATCCAAAAGAGAAAGGAATCCGTTTTAACTCTTTGTCCAACGAATTTTGCTTGTGATTATATTGTTGAGCTTGCGATCCAAAAAGGCATTCGAGTGATTCGAATGGGGAATTCAACAAAAATAAAAGAGAATGTCCTTCCTTATCACCTGGACCATCTCATCCAGACCCATCCCGATCAAAAACAAATCCAAAACTGGCAAACGGAACTACGAGTACTCCAAAAGAAAATCAACTCTTGGAAACGAAATTTTGGAAAGGAAGAAAGAGAAGAACGTTACCAACAGAGAAAAGAAGCGAAGTTCTTATTAAAAACTATCCGTGATGCGGAAACAAATATTCGAACAAGGTTACTGGATGCAAGTGAGCTCATCGTCTCTACCTTTGCTGGTTTTGGAAACGAATTCAAAAAAGGAAGAGAATTTGATTTTGTATTTGTAGATGAAGCAACCCAAAGTGTGGATCCAGGTTGTTATATGGCACTTTTCTCTGGCAAAAAAACATTTTTTTTCGGAGACCCAAAACAATTAGGTGTGAACTACTCCTTACCAGAACACGAATCCTTCGATAGTTTTTTGGAAAAAGCAATCGGGAATGATTCAGGAGAACGAACGATCTTTTTAGAAAAACAATTTCGTATGAAAAAAGAAATTCTTGGTTTCCCAAACCAGACCTATTATGGGAACCAAGTTTTCACACATCCAGACCTTCAGTTCCAAAACATAGAAGTGATGACTGAGATTTTTGGATCCGATTCTGCCATTCTATGGATTGATACCGCAGGAAGTGATACATTAGAAGAAACAGAAGGAGAGGAACTCAGTTTCATCAATGAAACGGAAATCACACTCATAGAAACACTTATGGAAAAAGGATTACCCAAAGAATCTACAACCATCATTTCACCTTACAGAGGGCAGGTGGAACGTCTCATCCAAAGAGCAAATGGAAGGTGGTACACACAAACCATTGATTCGTTCCAAGGAAGAGAATCTGAGATAGTGATCCTCAGTTTGGTTCGTTCGAACCCTGATGGTGAAATTGGCTTTTTAATGAACCCAAAACGATTGAACGTGGCTCTCACTCGTGCCAAGTCCCATTTGATTCTCATAGGCGATTCGGCAACTCTCTGTGGGCATAAAGAATTCCAAGATTTATACAATTACATCGAAACCCATGGCGAAATTCGTTCCATTTATGAATTTATGGAATGA
- a CDS encoding tetratricopeptide repeat protein — MNPFFSLIREAKKLEEEKEFTRAFNLYAESEAYTKDESALIKIKAKKAWCLYSVGNPKETETVFQDIIQNYPSHPLSITVYSRYLIKLKKFKSAKVLLQKSILQFPSYLENYLLLASLLKDMERSEEAIEVLKQALSQDHLSNGRGIDRKDIWAELGSLYFSRGDFNSALASLKKSLKMVEPEEFLHYDLLALCYLDAEDPENALSSIRTHIEYCKEIDPETLIILARAHCRLGKLEEAANNLIQAYSIEDSLYLKAADFIDFAPLLRNGFFTTLENIEWEEP; from the coding sequence ATGAATCCTTTTTTTTCTCTGATCCGTGAAGCAAAAAAATTGGAAGAGGAAAAGGAATTTACGCGGGCTTTTAATTTGTATGCAGAGAGTGAAGCCTATACAAAAGACGAATCTGCACTCATTAAAATCAAAGCGAAAAAAGCATGGTGTTTGTATTCGGTTGGTAATCCTAAAGAAACAGAAACTGTTTTCCAAGACATCATCCAAAACTATCCATCTCACCCCTTAAGTATTACCGTTTACTCCCGTTATCTCATTAAATTAAAAAAATTTAAATCTGCAAAGGTATTACTCCAAAAAAGTATCCTCCAATTCCCTTCTTACCTAGAAAACTATCTTCTACTTGCTTCCCTCCTCAAAGATATGGAACGATCCGAAGAAGCGATCGAAGTTTTAAAACAGGCTTTGTCCCAGGACCATCTGAGTAATGGCCGTGGGATTGATCGGAAAGACATCTGGGCAGAACTTGGCTCTTTGTATTTTTCAAGAGGAGACTTCAACTCTGCCCTTGCCTCTTTGAAAAAATCCCTAAAAATGGTGGAACCAGAAGAATTCCTTCATTACGACTTACTCGCGTTATGTTACTTGGATGCAGAAGATCCAGAAAATGCTCTCTCATCCATACGAACCCATATCGAATATTGTAAGGAAATTGATCCTGAAACACTTATTATTTTAGCAAGAGCCCATTGCCGATTGGGAAAATTAGAGGAAGCTGCCAATAATCTCATCCAAGCGTATTCCATTGAAGATTCTTTATACCTAAAAGCAGCTGATTTTATCGATTTTGCACCACTCCTTCGGAATGGTTTTTTTACTACCTTGGAGAACATTGAATGGGAAGAGCCATAA
- a CDS encoding crotonase/enoyl-CoA hydratase family protein produces the protein MNPSPFFTIERRKNIAILWLNRPEKRNAMNWPFWRDLPDMVAEIDADPKIHCFVIAGKGKSFSTGLDLEEFFQDFKPVVQGELADGREKLYQLILTMQKGINAVYNSKKPSIALVQKHCIGGGLDLVSACDIRYASEDAVFSLRESKVAIVADMGSLQRLPHLIGNAHTRELALTGKDISATEALQMGLVTKVTKDFDSLLVEGLKTAEEISENPTIVIRGVKQVLNHGIGKTIEEGLDYVAVWNASMLDSKDFRSAISGFMERKRPLFNPETRID, from the coding sequence ATGAACCCATCTCCCTTTTTTACAATCGAAAGAAGAAAAAATATTGCGATTCTTTGGCTGAACCGTCCTGAAAAAAGAAATGCGATGAATTGGCCTTTCTGGCGTGACCTTCCAGATATGGTAGCAGAGATTGATGCAGATCCGAAAATTCACTGTTTTGTGATCGCAGGGAAAGGAAAATCCTTTTCAACAGGCCTTGACTTGGAAGAATTTTTCCAAGATTTCAAACCGGTTGTACAAGGTGAACTTGCAGATGGTAGGGAAAAACTTTACCAACTCATCCTTACCATGCAAAAAGGAATCAATGCAGTTTATAATTCTAAAAAACCATCAATAGCACTTGTACAAAAACATTGTATCGGTGGCGGACTAGACTTGGTTTCTGCATGTGACATTCGTTATGCGTCAGAGGATGCTGTATTTTCCTTACGTGAATCAAAAGTCGCAATTGTTGCGGATATGGGTTCCTTACAAAGGCTTCCCCACCTCATTGGAAATGCTCACACAAGAGAACTTGCCCTGACGGGAAAAGACATCTCAGCAACAGAAGCCCTGCAAATGGGACTTGTGACTAAGGTCACTAAGGATTTTGATAGCTTACTTGTGGAAGGGTTAAAAACAGCGGAAGAAATTTCAGAAAACCCTACGATTGTCATCCGTGGTGTCAAACAAGTGCTAAACCATGGAATTGGAAAAACTATCGAAGAAGGTTTGGACTACGTAGCAGTTTGGAATGCAAGTATGCTAGATTCCAAAGATTTCAGAAGTGCCATTAGTGGGTTTATGGAACGAAAACGCCCATTATTCAATCCAGAAACCCGGATCGACTAA
- a CDS encoding prolipoprotein diacylglyceryl transferase: MLDRIPIPNPFGWEGLSTFSLLMMLAFLVGSYLLPKELERKKLDPNHSDWLIFLGILGTLIGAKIFFIFEIWDQVFIDVPGYDGKYSYPLTHWNGFPGHPGLWSSLFSGGGLVFFGGLLFGWLFITLYFRYYKLDIGAYYDAVIPAISMGYAIGRLGCFVSGDGCYGFATDERIPFFVFEFHGAHPSGVPVWNTPVMESIMAFGYFSYFQFWARYQNFRKWSIGAQFLIIHGFARLIIEFLRVNKAVIPFFDPPTLVNIPDANGNPTFLSGYYWHGFSQSQYIAIGLILFGVYLMVSKKLWLKEETNV, translated from the coding sequence ATGTTAGATCGAATTCCGATTCCCAATCCCTTTGGCTGGGAGGGTCTGTCCACTTTCAGCCTTCTTATGATGTTAGCCTTTCTTGTTGGTTCCTATCTTCTCCCAAAGGAACTGGAACGAAAAAAATTAGATCCAAACCACTCCGATTGGTTGATCTTTCTTGGGATTTTAGGCACCCTCATCGGTGCAAAAATTTTCTTTATCTTTGAAATCTGGGACCAAGTGTTCATCGATGTTCCTGGTTATGATGGCAAGTATTCTTATCCTCTCACCCACTGGAACGGATTCCCTGGTCACCCGGGATTATGGTCTTCTCTTTTTAGTGGTGGTGGTCTTGTCTTTTTTGGTGGTCTTCTTTTTGGCTGGCTCTTCATCACCTTATACTTCCGTTATTATAAACTGGATATCGGTGCTTATTATGATGCAGTGATTCCTGCGATTAGCATGGGTTATGCGATTGGTAGGCTCGGTTGTTTTGTAAGTGGAGATGGTTGTTACGGATTTGCCACTGATGAAAGGATTCCATTTTTTGTATTTGAATTCCATGGAGCTCATCCGTCTGGAGTTCCCGTTTGGAATACACCTGTGATGGAATCCATAATGGCCTTTGGTTACTTTTCCTATTTTCAATTTTGGGCACGTTACCAAAACTTTCGCAAATGGAGCATTGGTGCACAGTTTCTCATCATCCATGGGTTTGCAAGACTCATCATTGAATTTTTGCGAGTGAATAAAGCGGTGATTCCATTTTTTGACCCACCAACTCTTGTCAACATTCCTGATGCCAATGGAAACCCTACTTTTCTTTCTGGTTATTACTGGCATGGATTTTCCCAGTCACAATACATTGCGATTGGTCTTATCCTCTTTGGAGTGTATCTGATGGTTTCCAAAAAACTTTGGTTAAAGGAAGAAACAAACGTATGA
- a CDS encoding DoxX family protein: MFDLLFSTSGDIIPLILRITAFVVIFPHGAQKLLGWFGGYGFKGTYGFFTGTMKFPGILAVLIILGESVGSVLLLVGFLTKFAALSITIIMIGAAFIAHRHNGFFINWNGNQKGEGYEFHILAAGLLIALVVGGAGVYSVDFNLIGKF; encoded by the coding sequence ATGTTCGATTTATTATTTTCTACATCTGGGGACATCATCCCTCTTATCCTACGCATCACAGCTTTTGTTGTGATTTTCCCACACGGTGCCCAAAAACTTCTAGGTTGGTTTGGTGGTTACGGTTTCAAAGGAACTTACGGATTTTTCACAGGAACCATGAAATTCCCAGGGATCCTTGCTGTTCTCATTATTCTTGGTGAGTCTGTTGGATCTGTACTTCTACTTGTGGGATTTTTAACAAAATTTGCAGCATTGTCCATTACCATCATCATGATCGGTGCGGCATTCATCGCTCACAGACATAACGGTTTTTTCATCAATTGGAATGGAAACCAAAAAGGAGAAGGGTATGAATTCCATATCTTAGCTGCGGGACTTCTCATTGCTTTAGTTGTTGGTGGAGCTGGAGTGTATTCAGTTGATTTTAACTTAATCGGTAAGTTCTAA